The following are encoded in a window of Mycobacterium vicinigordonae genomic DNA:
- a CDS encoding 16S rRNA (uracil(1498)-N(3))-methyltransferase, whose protein sequence is MVATLFYVNALAGAGALVEVAGDEGFHAATVRRVRVGEELVLGDGAGCLARCVVEHAGRDGLRARVQQRWTVAPARPRVTVVQALPKSERSELAIELATEAGADAFLAWQAARCVANWEGARVDKGLRRWRAVARAAARQSRRAHIPPVDGVVSTKALTARIRDLVAAGGVVVALHESAIEPMANIAVAQSDSVMLVIGPEGGIAPEEIAALTEAGAVVGRLGPTVLRTSTAAAVALGALGVLTSRWDHSADCGFDDATPR, encoded by the coding sequence ATGGTGGCCACGCTGTTCTATGTCAATGCGTTGGCCGGCGCCGGCGCGCTGGTCGAGGTAGCCGGAGACGAAGGTTTCCACGCTGCCACCGTGCGACGAGTCCGGGTGGGAGAAGAGTTGGTGCTCGGTGACGGCGCGGGTTGCCTGGCCCGGTGCGTGGTCGAACATGCTGGGCGGGACGGTCTTCGGGCCCGTGTGCAGCAGCGGTGGACTGTCGCGCCGGCGCGGCCGAGGGTGACCGTGGTGCAGGCGTTGCCGAAGTCCGAGCGCTCTGAATTGGCCATCGAGTTGGCCACCGAGGCGGGTGCCGATGCGTTCCTGGCCTGGCAGGCGGCGCGGTGCGTGGCCAACTGGGAGGGTGCCCGCGTCGATAAGGGGCTGCGCCGGTGGCGGGCGGTGGCCCGCGCCGCGGCGCGCCAATCCCGTCGGGCTCACATTCCGCCGGTCGACGGCGTGGTGTCGACCAAGGCGTTGACCGCCCGGATTCGAGATCTGGTCGCCGCCGGCGGCGTGGTGGTCGCCTTGCATGAATCAGCTATCGAACCAATGGCGAACATTGCTGTGGCTCAATCTGATTCGGTGATGTTGGTGATCGGGCCGGAAGGCGGTATCGCGCCGGAGGAGATCGCCGCGCTGACCGAGGCGGGTGCCGTCGTGGGCCGGCTGGGCCCAACCGTGCTGCGCACCTCCACCGCGGCCGCTGTGGCGCTGGGAGCGCTGGGGGTGCTCACCTCCCGCTGGGATCACTCAGCCGACTGTGGATTCGACGACGCGACACCCCGGTGA
- a CDS encoding type II toxin-antitoxin system VapB family antitoxin, translated as MIFKGVREGKPYPEHGLSYRDWSQIPPQQIRLDELVTTTRVLELDRLLSEDSTFYGDLFPHAVRWRGIIYLEDGLHRAVRAALRNRTVLHARVYDMDMAPDAGQ; from the coding sequence ATGATCTTCAAAGGCGTACGCGAGGGCAAGCCGTACCCCGAACATGGGCTGTCCTACCGGGACTGGTCTCAGATTCCGCCGCAACAGATCCGTCTCGACGAACTGGTGACCACGACGAGGGTGCTCGAACTGGATCGCCTGCTCTCGGAGGACTCCACTTTCTACGGCGACCTGTTCCCGCATGCGGTGCGGTGGCGCGGAATCATCTACCTCGAGGACGGCCTGCACCGGGCGGTGCGGGCCGCGCTACGAAACCGCACGGTCCTGCATGCCCGGGTGTACGACATGGACATGGCTCCCGACGCGGGGCAATAG
- a CDS encoding TetR/AcrR family transcriptional regulator C-terminal domain-containing protein: MYVLYYAYVVRVNRWEVRVRARFTVSDIATAALEIVDRDGLSGLSMRSLAGSLGTGPMTLYNYVRDRGELEELVAEAVITEVKVPVKSDNWCSDVRAIALAMWETLRRHPNAIPLVLTRRTVSASSYLAADRLIAALTRAGLDAEDLLASFRAVLGLVMGSAQAELAGPLAGPGRDREQVAVAARIGRLAGEEHPHIAALSQVSQQSTAAADFERGLNILLVGIESLGSGQRPALD; encoded by the coding sequence ATGTACGTGTTGTACTATGCGTACGTTGTACGTGTCAACCGTTGGGAGGTTCGGGTGCGGGCGCGATTCACGGTTTCCGACATCGCCACAGCCGCGCTCGAGATCGTCGACCGGGACGGTCTGAGCGGGCTGAGCATGCGTTCGTTGGCCGGTTCCCTCGGCACCGGTCCCATGACGCTCTACAACTACGTCCGGGACCGCGGCGAACTCGAGGAGCTGGTTGCCGAGGCGGTCATCACGGAAGTGAAAGTGCCTGTTAAATCGGATAATTGGTGCAGCGACGTGCGGGCCATCGCACTGGCGATGTGGGAGACGCTACGTCGGCACCCCAACGCCATCCCACTGGTGTTGACCCGTCGCACCGTGTCGGCGTCGAGCTATCTCGCGGCGGACCGGTTGATCGCCGCTCTCACACGTGCGGGACTCGATGCCGAGGATCTGCTGGCCAGTTTCCGGGCGGTGCTCGGCCTGGTCATGGGCAGCGCGCAGGCGGAGCTCGCCGGCCCTTTGGCCGGTCCCGGGCGGGATCGCGAGCAGGTTGCCGTGGCAGCCCGAATCGGCCGACTGGCCGGCGAGGAACACCCGCACATCGCCGCCTTGTCCCAGGTCAGCCAGCAGTCCACGGCCGCGGCGGATTTTGAGCGCGGATTGAACATCCTGTTGGTGGGTATCGAATCGCTGGGAAGCGGTCAACGACCGGCGTTAGACTAA
- a CDS encoding alpha/beta hydrolase, which yields MGTITATSFTSQATRCAAWLSRPPGVGPHPAIVLAHGLGANHTMALSRYQQHFAAAGMATLAFDYRNLGDSDGTPRQRLSLRRHRRDIAAALDFVRELPDVDAGRVALWGTSLGAMHVLRVAAQRPDLAAVVVQCPIVDGPATLRRMDPVALLRIGPAILEDAVRAAFGRERRYVPIVGQPGSVAAVTVAGAQAGWDSTVDPGGSFDNRVAASNVIEIAVTSAKRAARRITAPVLVCISDRETLMDPRHAEDVARRAPRGTARHYDGDHFQIYHPPLLADLLADQTAFLKEHLSVA from the coding sequence ATGGGCACTATCACCGCTACCAGCTTCACTTCGCAGGCCACTCGCTGCGCGGCCTGGCTCTCCCGGCCGCCTGGCGTCGGGCCGCACCCCGCGATCGTCCTCGCGCACGGACTAGGCGCCAACCACACCATGGCGCTGTCGCGCTACCAACAACATTTCGCAGCAGCCGGCATGGCAACGCTGGCGTTTGACTACCGCAACCTCGGAGACTCCGACGGCACCCCCCGACAACGGCTCAGCCTGCGTCGACATCGTCGCGACATCGCGGCAGCGCTGGATTTCGTGCGCGAACTGCCGGACGTCGATGCCGGTCGCGTGGCCCTGTGGGGAACCAGCCTGGGCGCGATGCACGTCCTGCGGGTCGCCGCACAAAGGCCTGACCTCGCCGCGGTGGTGGTGCAGTGTCCGATCGTCGACGGACCGGCGACGCTGCGACGGATGGACCCGGTCGCGCTGCTACGGATCGGGCCGGCGATCCTCGAGGACGCCGTTCGCGCCGCTTTCGGACGGGAGCGCCGATACGTGCCCATCGTCGGACAGCCCGGCAGCGTAGCGGCTGTCACGGTGGCCGGGGCGCAAGCCGGCTGGGATTCGACGGTGGACCCCGGGGGGTCGTTCGACAACCGCGTCGCCGCATCGAATGTCATCGAGATCGCCGTCACCAGCGCCAAGCGCGCGGCGCGCCGGATCACCGCCCCGGTGCTGGTATGCATATCAGACCGGGAGACGTTGATGGATCCGCGCCACGCCGAGGATGTCGCCCGCCGTGCCCCACGCGGCACCGCGCGGCACTACGACGGCGACCATTTCCAGATCTACCATCCGCCGCTGCTAGCCGACCTGCTCGCCGATCAGACCGCGTTTCTCAAGGAGCATCTCAGTGTCGCATAA
- the hrcA gene encoding heat-inducible transcriptional repressor HrcA translates to MGSADERRFQVLHAIVADFVATHEPIGSKSLVDRHNLGVSSATIRNDMAVLEAEGYITQPHTSSGRVPTEKGYREFVDRLDDVKPLSTAERRAIQGFLESGVDLDDVLRRAVRLLAQLTRQVAVVQYPTLSTSTVRHLEVIALTPARLLMVVITDSGRVDQRIVELGDVIDDHQLSRLREMLGQALVGKRLAAASVAVADLAGGLAGGDGLGDAVGRSATVLLESLVEHTEERLLLGGTANLTRNAADFGGSLRSILEALEEQVVVLRLLAAQQEAGKVTVRIGHETEAEQIAGTSMVSTAYGTSETVYGGMGVLGPTRMDYPGTMASVAAVAMYIGEVLGAR, encoded by the coding sequence ATGGGGAGCGCAGATGAGCGCCGGTTTCAGGTTTTGCATGCGATCGTCGCCGACTTCGTAGCCACGCATGAGCCGATTGGCTCGAAGTCCCTGGTGGACCGGCACAACCTGGGCGTCTCCAGCGCGACCATCCGCAACGACATGGCAGTCCTGGAGGCCGAGGGCTACATCACCCAGCCACACACCAGCTCCGGGCGGGTGCCCACCGAGAAGGGCTACCGCGAGTTCGTCGACCGACTCGACGACGTCAAGCCGTTGTCGACGGCGGAGCGTCGCGCGATCCAGGGCTTTCTGGAATCCGGCGTGGACCTCGACGACGTGCTTCGTCGTGCGGTACGGCTGCTCGCCCAGCTGACCCGTCAGGTTGCCGTGGTGCAATATCCGACGCTGTCGACTTCGACCGTGCGCCACCTGGAAGTGATCGCGCTGACCCCGGCGCGGCTGCTGATGGTGGTCATCACCGACTCCGGCCGGGTGGACCAGCGGATCGTCGAACTCGGCGACGTCATCGACGATCACCAGCTGTCGCGGCTGCGCGAGATGCTCGGCCAGGCGCTGGTCGGCAAGCGGCTCGCCGCCGCCTCGGTCGCGGTAGCTGACTTGGCCGGAGGGCTCGCCGGCGGCGACGGCCTCGGCGACGCGGTAGGGCGTTCGGCGACAGTTTTGCTGGAATCGCTGGTCGAGCACACCGAGGAGCGGCTGCTGCTGGGCGGCACCGCCAACCTGACCCGCAACGCCGCCGACTTCGGTGGCTCACTGCGCTCCATCCTGGAAGCCCTCGAGGAGCAGGTCGTGGTGCTACGGTTGCTGGCCGCGCAACAGGAGGCCGGCAAGGTGACGGTACGCATCGGCCACGAAACGGAGGCCGAACAGATTGCGGGCACTTCGATGGTGTCCACCGCGTACGGCACCAGTGAAACCGTCTACGGCGGCATGGGCGTGCTGGGGCCCACCCGGATGGATTATCCGGGAACTATGGCGAGTGTCGCGGCGGTTGCCATGTATATCGGCGAAGTACTCGGTGCGCGATGA
- a CDS encoding sigma-70 family RNA polymerase sigma factor yields MTSQPIDRFEAARPQLRAIAYRMLGSVEDAEDAVQEAWLRLSQWSARENRGVENEAENIANLDAWLTTVVARICLNTLRARRTGEQTLARLPDPIVDFEGASDPEHRALLGDAVGLALLVVLDTLAPAERLAFVLHDAFAVPFEQIAPIVERSPEATRKLASRARRRIQQAGPVPESDVATGREARDVVAAFFAAGRSGHFDRLIAVLHPDVVLRGDLGSGTPVVRAEGASVVAELARSYAGPERDVQAATVNGTAGAVVSVAGRATAVLAFVVHDRRITAIDVLADPDRLARLGLDR; encoded by the coding sequence ATGACGTCGCAGCCGATCGACCGGTTCGAGGCGGCCCGGCCCCAGCTGCGCGCAATCGCCTACCGGATGTTGGGGTCGGTCGAGGATGCCGAGGACGCGGTTCAGGAAGCCTGGTTGCGGCTGAGCCAATGGTCGGCCCGGGAGAACCGCGGTGTCGAGAATGAAGCCGAGAATATCGCCAACCTCGACGCGTGGCTTACTACCGTGGTAGCCCGGATCTGCTTGAACACGCTGCGCGCCCGTCGCACCGGCGAACAAACCCTGGCGCGCCTGCCGGATCCGATCGTGGATTTCGAGGGCGCATCCGACCCCGAGCACCGGGCGCTGTTGGGCGATGCCGTGGGCCTAGCACTGCTTGTGGTGCTCGATACCCTGGCGCCGGCCGAGCGGTTGGCCTTCGTGCTGCACGACGCGTTCGCAGTGCCGTTCGAGCAGATCGCGCCGATCGTTGAGCGCTCACCGGAGGCGACCCGCAAGCTGGCCAGCCGGGCGCGCCGGCGAATCCAGCAGGCAGGGCCGGTTCCCGAGTCCGACGTCGCCACCGGGCGCGAGGCCCGAGACGTCGTGGCCGCGTTCTTCGCCGCCGGGCGCAGCGGCCACTTCGACCGACTGATCGCGGTGTTGCATCCCGACGTAGTGCTGCGTGGCGACCTCGGGTCGGGCACCCCGGTCGTACGCGCCGAGGGGGCTTCGGTGGTGGCCGAGTTGGCCCGCAGTTATGCCGGACCGGAACGCGACGTGCAGGCGGCGACCGTGAACGGGACCGCGGGCGCCGTGGTCTCGGTCGCCGGCCGAGCGACTGCGGTCCTGGCTTTCGTGGTCCACGATCGGCGGATCACCGCGATCGACGTGCTGGCCGACCCGGACCGCCTCGCCAGGCTCGGCCTGGACCGGTAG
- a CDS encoding PhoH family protein, whose translation MTPRETRAAESARPADAQVRSSIDVPPDLVVGLLGSADENLRALERDLSAKLHVRGNTISLSGEPADVALAERAIAELIAIVDRRQALTPEGVRHSVAMLVGTGNESPADVLTLDILSRRGKTIRPKTLNQKHYVDAIDNHTIVFGIGPAGTGKTYLAMAKAVHALQTKQVTRIILTRPAVEAGERLGFLPGTLSEKIDPYLRPLYDALYDMMDPELIPKLMSAGVIEVAPLAYMRGRTLNDAFIVLDEAQNTTAEQMKMFLTRLGFGSKIVVTGDVTQIDLPGGARSGLRAAVDILDDIDDIHIAELTSQDVVRHRLVGEIVDAYARYEEPGAGMNRAARRASGGRNRR comes from the coding sequence GTGACGCCCCGCGAGACCCGCGCTGCTGAGTCTGCCCGGCCGGCTGACGCTCAGGTTCGCAGCAGCATCGATGTTCCACCCGACCTCGTCGTGGGCCTGCTGGGTTCGGCCGACGAGAATCTGCGGGCCTTGGAACGTGACCTCAGCGCAAAGCTGCATGTTCGCGGCAACACCATCAGCCTGTCCGGTGAGCCGGCTGACGTCGCGCTGGCCGAACGTGCAATCGCCGAACTGATCGCGATTGTGGACCGACGCCAGGCGCTGACGCCCGAAGGTGTGCGCCACAGCGTCGCGATGTTGGTCGGCACCGGCAACGAGTCACCCGCCGACGTCCTCACGCTCGACATCTTGTCCCGCCGCGGCAAGACGATTCGGCCCAAGACGCTCAACCAGAAGCATTACGTCGACGCAATCGACAACCACACCATCGTCTTCGGGATCGGCCCGGCCGGGACCGGCAAGACCTACCTTGCTATGGCCAAGGCCGTGCACGCGTTGCAGACCAAGCAGGTCACCCGCATCATCCTGACCCGTCCGGCGGTGGAAGCCGGTGAGCGCCTTGGCTTTCTGCCCGGCACACTCAGCGAGAAGATCGACCCGTACCTGCGGCCGCTGTATGACGCGCTCTACGACATGATGGATCCCGAGCTGATCCCCAAGCTGATGTCGGCCGGGGTGATCGAGGTGGCACCGCTGGCGTACATGCGCGGCAGGACGCTTAACGACGCGTTCATCGTTCTGGACGAGGCGCAGAACACCACCGCCGAGCAGATGAAGATGTTCCTCACCCGGCTGGGCTTCGGCTCCAAGATCGTCGTGACCGGTGACGTTACCCAGATCGATCTTCCCGGCGGCGCGCGATCGGGCCTGCGGGCCGCCGTCGACATCCTCGACGACATCGACGACATCCACATCGCCGAACTGACCAGCCAGGACGTGGTCCGCCACCGTCTGGTGGGGGAGATCGTCGACGCCTACGCGAGATACGAAGAACCCGGCGCGGGAATGAACCGAGCGGCTCGGCGGGCATCCGGCGGGCGCAATCGTCGATGA
- the dnaJ gene encoding molecular chaperone DnaJ, whose translation MARDYYGLLGVSKGASDAEIKRAYRKLARELHPDVNPDQAAQAKFQEISAAYEVLSDPDKRRIVDLGGDPLENAGAGNGFAGFGGLGDVFEAFFGGGFSGGGGGRGPIGRVRPGSDSLLRMRLDLEECATGVTKQVTVDTAVLCDRCQGKGTNGDSAPVPCDTCGGRGEVQSVQRSLLGQMLTSRPCPTCRGVGVTIPDPCYQCMGDGRVRARRDITVKIPAGVAEGMRVRLAAQGEVGPGGGPAGDLYVEVHEQSHDIFARQGDDLHCTVSVPMVDAALGATVTLDAILDGASDVVIPPGTQPGATITLRGRGMPHLRSNTRGDLHVHVEVVVPTRLDHNDVELLRELKNRRTRDVAEVRSAHAGGGGLFSRLRETFTGR comes from the coding sequence GTGGCACGCGACTATTACGGGCTGCTCGGCGTCAGCAAGGGCGCCAGCGATGCGGAGATCAAGCGCGCCTACCGCAAGTTGGCGCGTGAGCTGCATCCCGACGTCAACCCGGATCAGGCCGCACAGGCCAAATTTCAGGAGATCAGCGCCGCATACGAGGTGTTGAGCGATCCGGACAAACGCCGCATCGTCGACCTGGGTGGCGATCCACTCGAAAACGCCGGTGCGGGCAACGGCTTCGCTGGCTTCGGTGGTCTGGGTGATGTGTTCGAGGCGTTCTTCGGCGGCGGCTTCAGTGGAGGCGGCGGCGGACGTGGTCCGATAGGCCGGGTGCGTCCGGGTTCGGACTCGCTGTTGCGGATGCGGCTCGATCTGGAGGAGTGCGCAACCGGGGTTACCAAGCAGGTCACCGTCGACACCGCGGTGTTGTGCGACCGCTGCCAGGGCAAAGGCACTAACGGCGATTCGGCGCCCGTCCCGTGCGACACCTGCGGGGGTCGCGGCGAGGTGCAAAGTGTGCAGCGTTCGCTGCTCGGTCAGATGTTGACCTCGCGACCATGTCCCACCTGTCGCGGCGTGGGGGTGACCATTCCCGATCCCTGCTATCAGTGCATGGGCGACGGTCGGGTGCGCGCGCGTCGTGACATCACCGTCAAGATCCCGGCCGGGGTCGCCGAAGGCATGCGGGTCCGGCTTGCCGCCCAGGGCGAGGTGGGGCCCGGGGGAGGTCCGGCGGGCGACCTATACGTCGAGGTGCACGAGCAGTCCCACGACATCTTCGCCCGGCAGGGCGACGACTTGCACTGCACCGTCTCGGTGCCGATGGTCGACGCGGCGCTGGGCGCCACGGTCACCCTGGACGCGATCCTGGACGGCGCCAGCGACGTCGTCATTCCGCCCGGTACCCAGCCTGGCGCCACGATCACGCTGCGTGGCCGGGGGATGCCGCACCTACGCTCCAACACCCGGGGCGACCTGCATGTGCACGTGGAAGTGGTGGTTCCCACCCGGCTGGACCACAACGACGTCGAATTGCTGCGCGAGCTGAAGAATCGCCGCACCCGCGATGTGGCGGAGGTTCGCTCGGCACACGCCGGAGGCGGCGGGCTGTTCAGCAGGTTGCGCGAGACCTTCACCGGTCGTTAG
- the ybeY gene encoding rRNA maturation RNase YbeY, protein MSIEVSNESGIDVSEVELVSVARFVIARMDVNPAAELSMVLLDTAAMADLHMRWMDLPGPTDVMSFPMDELEPGGRPDAPEPGPAMLGDIVLCPEFAAKQAAAAGHSLGHELALLTVHGVLHLLGYDHGEPDEEREMFALQDRLLAEWVAEQVEAYQQDRQEERDRRLLDKSRYFDN, encoded by the coding sequence ATGAGCATCGAAGTATCCAACGAGTCGGGCATCGACGTCTCCGAAGTTGAACTGGTCAGCGTCGCGCGGTTCGTCATCGCCAGAATGGACGTCAACCCGGCCGCCGAGCTGTCGATGGTGCTGCTGGACACCGCGGCCATGGCGGATCTGCACATGAGGTGGATGGACCTGCCGGGGCCGACCGACGTGATGAGCTTCCCGATGGACGAGCTCGAACCTGGCGGGCGCCCCGACGCGCCCGAACCCGGGCCGGCCATGCTGGGTGACATCGTGTTGTGCCCGGAATTCGCCGCCAAACAGGCTGCCGCAGCAGGCCACAGCCTTGGACATGAACTCGCGCTGCTCACCGTCCACGGCGTCCTGCACCTGCTCGGCTACGACCACGGGGAACCCGACGAGGAGCGGGAGATGTTCGCGCTGCAGGACCGGCTTCTCGCGGAGTGGGTGGCCGAACAGGTCGAGGCCTACCAGCAGGACCGGCAGGAAGAGCGCGACCGCCGATTGTTGGACAAGTCAAGGTATTTCGACAATTGA
- a CDS encoding hemolysin family protein, producing MSGLSQLLGAIVLVALGGCFAMVDAAVSTVSLARVQELVRDERPGAQSLLKVMTDRPRYINLVVLLRIVCEITATALLVVYFQFGHSLGWGLFYASAIMVVTSFVVIGVGPRTLGRQHAYSISLATALPLQVISWLLMPISRVLVLLGNALTPGRGFRNGPFASEIELREVVDLAQQRGVVAADERRMIESVFELGDTPAREVMVPRTEMVWIEGDKSAGQAIALAVRSGHSRLPVIGENVDDVLGVVYLKDLVQQAFFSIDSGRDVLVYKVMRPAVFVPDSKPLDALLREMQRDRIHLVLLVDEYGAIAGLVSIEDVLEEIVGEIADEYDEAETAPVEELGDNRFRVSARLPIEDVGELYGVQFDDDLDVDTVGGLLALELGRVPLPGAEVVSHGLRLHAEGGRDHRGRVRIGTVLLSPAETEEGK from the coding sequence TTGAGCGGCCTTTCCCAGCTGCTCGGTGCGATCGTGTTGGTGGCTCTGGGTGGGTGCTTCGCGATGGTCGACGCCGCTGTCAGCACGGTGTCGCTGGCGCGGGTCCAGGAACTGGTGCGCGACGAACGCCCCGGTGCGCAGTCGCTGCTAAAAGTCATGACCGACCGTCCCCGCTACATCAATTTGGTAGTACTGCTGCGCATCGTGTGCGAGATCACGGCAACCGCGCTACTGGTGGTTTATTTCCAGTTCGGCCACAGTCTGGGTTGGGGGCTGTTCTACGCGTCGGCGATCATGGTGGTCACTAGCTTCGTCGTGATTGGTGTCGGCCCACGCACTCTCGGGCGCCAGCACGCGTACTCCATTTCGCTGGCAACTGCCCTTCCGCTGCAAGTGATTTCGTGGCTCTTGATGCCGATCAGCCGGGTGCTGGTGCTGCTCGGCAATGCGCTGACCCCCGGCCGCGGTTTCCGCAACGGGCCGTTCGCCTCTGAAATTGAACTGCGCGAAGTCGTCGACCTGGCCCAGCAGCGCGGCGTGGTCGCCGCCGATGAACGCCGGATGATCGAATCGGTCTTCGAACTCGGCGACACCCCAGCCCGTGAGGTGATGGTGCCCCGTACCGAGATGGTGTGGATCGAAGGCGACAAATCAGCCGGTCAGGCGATCGCCTTAGCAGTGCGAAGCGGACATTCCCGCCTGCCGGTGATCGGCGAGAACGTCGACGATGTCCTGGGTGTGGTCTACCTCAAAGATCTTGTGCAACAGGCATTCTTCTCCATCGACAGCGGCCGCGACGTTTTGGTGTACAAAGTCATGCGTCCGGCGGTATTCGTGCCGGACTCCAAGCCGCTAGACGCCCTGCTGCGCGAGATGCAACGCGACCGCATTCACCTGGTGCTGCTGGTCGACGAGTACGGTGCCATAGCCGGGTTGGTGAGCATCGAGGACGTGCTCGAGGAGATCGTCGGTGAAATCGCCGACGAGTACGACGAGGCCGAAACGGCCCCCGTGGAAGAACTAGGGGACAACCGGTTTCGGGTGTCAGCCCGGTTGCCCATCGAAGACGTCGGCGAGCTGTACGGCGTGCAGTTCGACGACGACCTCGACGTCGACACGGTGGGTGGCCTGTTGGCGCTGGAACTCGGGCGGGTCCCGTTGCCCGGTGCCGAGGTGGTCTCGCACGGGTTGCGGTTGCACGCCGAAGGCGGTCGCGATCACCGGGGCCGGGTCCGGATCGGCACCGTACTGCTGAGCCCGGCCGAAACCGAGGAGGGCAAGTGA
- a CDS encoding carboxymuconolactone decarboxylase family protein yields MPRLTGVRDRDAGLGARIAFFFTKRRFRQLTGRETATMLEPIRMYAHVPRLLRAYGRLEQAEAKLDILSPRQRALAELKSATTARCEFCIDLGSQIARGLGFTDEELLALADYRTAACFSDVEKLILDYATVITRTPVEVSNELFDALRLHFDTAQLVALTHIVTLGNLRARFNLALDIGSSGLSDGLVCALPDRS; encoded by the coding sequence ATGCCACGACTCACCGGAGTCCGCGACCGCGACGCCGGGCTCGGCGCCCGGATCGCGTTCTTCTTCACCAAACGCCGCTTCAGGCAGCTTACTGGCCGCGAGACGGCCACCATGCTCGAACCGATACGCATGTATGCGCACGTCCCGCGGCTGCTGCGGGCCTACGGGCGACTGGAACAGGCCGAAGCCAAGCTAGACATCCTCAGCCCCAGGCAGCGCGCGCTGGCCGAACTGAAGTCAGCGACGACGGCGCGCTGCGAATTCTGCATCGACCTCGGCTCACAGATCGCGCGGGGATTGGGATTCACCGATGAGGAATTACTGGCGCTGGCCGACTACCGCACCGCCGCATGCTTCAGCGACGTGGAGAAACTCATCCTCGACTACGCCACCGTGATCACCCGCACCCCGGTCGAGGTGAGCAACGAACTGTTCGACGCATTGCGCCTGCACTTCGACACCGCGCAGTTGGTCGCGCTCACGCACATCGTGACCCTGGGCAATCTGCGCGCCCGGTTCAATCTTGCGCTGGACATCGGATCGTCCGGGCTGTCCGACGGCCTGGTGTGTGCGCTGCCCGACCGGTCATGA
- a CDS encoding maleylpyruvate isomerase family mycothiol-dependent enzyme, with product MSHNPLRANDIRFVDFSASLTANDWSQPSLCTQWTNHEVLAHLVLGYRSSVSELAVGMFRHRGSFDRANAALAAELALQRDPTELIDEFAALIHCPRGIGRVFPRRLLLGDHIIHELDIGFALGRKPAIDVAALACVLNTQVRVPNPFVPAAALARGLNLAATDVDWTHGWGALTVTGGAAQLASVLAGRPWGLDQLSGAGVSELRSRLWIRRHITGVSRRRIHSRLSDPSGR from the coding sequence GTGTCGCATAACCCGCTGCGTGCCAACGATATTCGATTCGTCGACTTCTCCGCGAGCCTGACGGCGAACGACTGGTCGCAACCAAGTCTGTGCACCCAGTGGACCAATCACGAAGTGCTGGCCCATCTGGTGCTGGGCTACCGGTCCTCGGTGAGCGAGTTGGCAGTGGGGATGTTCAGGCACCGCGGCTCGTTCGATCGCGCCAACGCGGCGTTAGCCGCCGAATTAGCGCTGCAGCGCGATCCCACGGAACTGATCGACGAATTCGCCGCCCTAATCCACTGTCCCCGTGGCATCGGCCGGGTCTTTCCCCGACGGCTGTTGTTGGGCGACCACATCATTCACGAGCTCGATATTGGGTTTGCACTCGGTAGGAAGCCCGCGATTGACGTTGCAGCACTCGCCTGTGTTCTGAATACCCAAGTGCGCGTTCCGAATCCGTTCGTCCCTGCAGCAGCGCTGGCGCGTGGCCTGAATCTTGCTGCCACCGATGTCGATTGGACCCACGGCTGGGGCGCGCTCACGGTGACCGGTGGCGCGGCACAGCTGGCCTCAGTACTCGCCGGACGACCATGGGGACTGGATCAGCTCAGCGGCGCCGGAGTCAGCGAGTTACGCTCGCGACTGTGGATTCGACGACACATCACCGGGGTGTCGCGTCGTCGAATCCACAGTCGGCTGAGTGATCCCAGCGGGAGGTGA